The Triticum dicoccoides isolate Atlit2015 ecotype Zavitan chromosome 6A, WEW_v2.0, whole genome shotgun sequence genome has a window encoding:
- the LOC119317375 gene encoding anaphase-promoting complex subunit 8-like — translation MAAAKENYRVELRAAARQLGDRCLYSAAKWAAELLVGIEPDATPSQSAAMDTPSSSGAAPGGRLLHLHRSGGSSFRRRMRSGGGAASEAGTPLGGVSYVSTPIPDDDAFDAGADKYLLAKTYFDCREYRRAAHVLRSQVGRKAVFLRCYALYMAGEKRKEEETIELEGSLGKSNVVNQELVALERELSTHRRTGAIDSFGLYLYGIVLRDKGCEGLARTVLVESVNSYPWNWCAWLEIQSLCTSSDILNNLNLKNHWMKDFFIASAHLELKMHEEALKRYERLMGVFRCSDYIQAQIATVQYSMRDLDEADMIFEELLRTDPFRVDSMDIYSNLLYAKESLTALSFLAHRVFLTDKYRPESCCIIANYYSLKGQHEKSVLYFQRALKLNRKYLSAWTLMGHEFVELKNTPAAIDAYRRAVDINPRDYRAWYGLGQIYEMMGMPFYALYYFRKSSHLQPNDARLWIAMAQCYESDPLQMIEEAIKCYERAANTNDTEGIALHQLAKLHSMLGQAEEAAFYYKKDLDRMEVEERQGQNFVEALLFLAKHCKSMGRFEEAEHYCTRLLDYTGPEKETAKSMLQGLKRAQSGFPPMDIDHFAL, via the exons ATGGCCGCCGCCAAGGAGAACTACCGCGTCGAGCTCCGAGCCGCCGCTCGCCAGCTCGGCGACCGTTGCCTCTACTCCGCCGCGAAATG GGCCGCCGAGCTGCTCGTCGGCATCGAGCCGGACGCGACGCCGTCCCAGTCGGCGGCAATGGACACCCCGTCCTCCTCGGGCGCCGCCCCCGGCGGGCGGCTGCTGCATCTGCACCGCAGCGGCGGGTCCAGTTTCCGGCGCCGCATGCGATCGGGCGGCGGCGCCGCCTCCGAGGCTGGGACGCCGCTCGGCGGCGTCTCGTACGTGAGCACGCCCATCCCGGACGACGACGCGTTCGACGCAGGGGCCGACAAGTACCTGCTCGCGAAGACCTACTTCGACTGCCGGGAGTACCGGCGCGCCGCTCACGTGCTGCGCTCCCAGGTCGGGCGCAAGGCCGTGTTCCTGCGCTGCTACGCGCTCTACATG GCTGGAGAGAAGCGAAAAGAGGAAGAGACAATAGAGCTTGAAGGATCTTTGGGGAAGAGCAACGTTGTTAATCAGGAACTTGTTGCATTGGAGAGAGAGCTCTCAACACATCGCAGAACTGGTGCTATTGATTCCTTTGGTCTGTACTTGTATGGCATTGTTCTACGCGATAAAGGCTGTGAAGGTCTGGCTAGAACAGTTCTGGTAGAATCTGTCAATAGCTACCCTTGGAACTGGTGTGCTTGGTTAGAGATACAGTCTTTGTGCACTAGCAGTGACATTCTGAACAACTTAAATCTGAAGAATCACTGGATGAAAGATTTTTTCATCGCTAGTGCACATCTGGAATTAAAGATGCATGAAGAAGCTTTGAAAAGATATGAGCGCTTGATGGGGGTCTTCCGTTGCAGCGACTACATTCAGGCTCAAATAGCAACCGTTCAGTATAGTATGAGGGACCTGGATGAAGCTGACATGATTTTTGAAGAACTCCTCAGAACTGATCCTTTTCGTGTGGATTCTATGGATATTTACTCAAATTTATTGTATGCAAAAGAAAGCTTGACTGCTTTGAGCTTCCTTGCTCACAGGGTGTTTCTGACAGATAAATATCGCCCTGAATCTTGCTGCATAATTGCAAATTACTACAGTTTGAAGGGGCAGCATGAGAAGTCAGTTTTGTATTTCCAAAGGGCGCTGAAGCTTAACCGCAAGTACCTCTCAGCTTGGACTCTCATGGGACATGAGTTTGTTGAGCTAAAAAATACGCCTGCTGCAATTGATGCCTACAGAAGAGCTGTTGATATAAATCCTAGAGATTACCGTGCTTGGTATGGTCTTGGTCAGATCTATGAGATGATGGGAATGCCATTTTATGCACTATACTATTTCCGAAAATCATCCCACCTGCAACCTAACGATGCACGCCTTTGGATTGCTATGGCTCAGTGCTATGAGAGTGATCCGCTTCAAATGATTGAAGAAGCTATCAAGTGCTATGAGAGGGCTGCAAATACTAATGACACTGAAGGAATAGCACTTCACCAATTGGCAAAGTTGCACAGTATGCTTGGGCAAGCTGAGGAGGCTGCATTTTACTACAAGAAGGATTTAGATAGAATGGAAGTTGAGGAAAGGCAGGGCCAGAATTTTGTTGAAGCCTTGCTTTTTCTTGCGAAGCATTGCAAGAGCATGGGCAGGTTTGAGGAAGCAGAACACTATTGCACAAGACTCTTGGATTACACTGGCCCA GAAAAAGAGACTGCAAAAAGTATGTTACAAGGGTTAAAACGAGCACAGTCTGGATTTCCACCGATGGATATCGATCATTTTGCGTTGTAA